The Cynocephalus volans isolate mCynVol1 chromosome 2, mCynVol1.pri, whole genome shotgun sequence genome window below encodes:
- the HNRNPA0 gene encoding heterogeneous nuclear ribonucleoprotein A0: protein MENSQLCKLFIGGLNVQTSESGLRGHFEAFGTLTDCVVVVNPQTKRSRCFGFVTYSNVEEADAAMAASPHAVDGNTVELKRAVSREDSARPGAHAKVKKLFVGGLKGDVAEGDLIEHFSQFGTVEKAEIIADKQSGKKRGFGFVYFQNHDAADKAAVVKFHPIQGHRVEVKKAVPKEDIHSGGGGGGSRSSRGGRGGRGRGGGRDQNGLSKGGGGGGYNSYGGYGGGGGGYNAYGGGGGGSSYGGSDYGNGFGGFGSYSQHQSSYGPMKSGGGGGGGGSSWGGRSNSGPYRGGYGGGGGYGGSSF, encoded by the coding sequence ATGGAGAATTCGCAGTTGTGTAAGCTGTTCATTGGCGGCCTCAATGTGCAGACGAGTGAGTCGGGCCTGCGCGGCCACTTTGAGGCCTTTGGGACTCTGACGGACTGCGTGGTGGTGGTGAACCCCCAGACCAAGCGCTCCCGTTGCTTCGGTTTCGTGACCTACTCCAATGTGGAGGAGGCCGATGCCGCCATGGCCGCCTCGCCCCATGCCGTGGACGGCAACACGGTGGAGCTGAAGCGGGCGGTGTCCCGAGAGGATTCGGCGCGGCCCGGTGCCCACGCCAAGGTTAAGAAGCTCTTTGTCGGGGGCCTTAAGGGAGACGTGGCCGAGGGCGACTTGATCGAGCACTTCTCGCAGTTTGGCACCGTGGAAAAGGCCGAGATTATTGCCGACAAGCAGTCCGGCAAGAAGCGTGGCTTCGGCTTCGTGTATTTTCAGAATCACGACGCGGCAGACAAGGCCGCGGTGGTCAAGTTCCATCCGATCCAGGGCCATCGTGTGGAGGTGAAGAAGGCCGTCCCCAAGGAGGATATCCACTCCGGCGGGGGTGGAGGCGGCTCCCGGTCCTCCCGGGGCGGCCGGGGCGGCCGGGGCCGCGGCGGTGGTCGAGATCAAAATGGCCTGTCCaagggcggcggcggcggcggttaCAACAGCTACGGTGGTtacggcggcggtggcggcggctaCAATGCCTACGGAGGAGGCGGAGGCGGTTCGTCCTACGGTGGAAGCGACTACGGTAACGGCTTCGGTGGCTTCGGCAGCTACAGCCAGCACCAGTCCTCCTACGGGCCTATGaagagcggcggcggcggcggcggaggcggcaGCAGTTGGGGAGGTCGCAGTAACAGTGGACCTTACAGAGGCGGCTATGGCGGTGGGGGTGGCTATGGAGGCAGttccttctaa